AATCAAAGCGCTCAGCTTTACAGCATCGAAGGTGACAAGATGGAATTGTTGCTTGACTTCCCGACCATTGGTGAGCCACACTATGCACAATCCATCCCGGCTGATCTGGTACGTCCACGTGAGGTGAAGTTCTTCGACATAAACAAGAACCAGCACGAATTCGTTTCCAAGGGCGAAAAAGATACCAAGATCGAACGTAGAGGTAATCAAGTACACGTTTGGATGACCACCATTCGCTCGCACATCACCCCGGATAACATCGAAGGGATCAAGATGGGTGACGAAGTATACTTCCACGTAACGAACTTGGAGCAGGATTGGGATGTACCACATGGTTTTGCAGTAAAAGGTGCGGCCACCGCAGAATTATTGGTCATGCCGGGTGAAACACAGACATTGAAGTGGGTACCCGACCAAGTTGGTGTCGTCCCATTCTATTGCACTGACTTCTGTAGCGCATTGCACCAAGAAATGCAAGGTTATGTGCGTGTATCTCCTGCGAATAGCAAAGTACCGTTGACCGCTGTTACCCGTTCATTCGAACCGGGATCGTAAGAAATAGAAGAGATGACTAAGGACATCCGGTGGGACTGAACACCCACCGGATGTTTCATTTAATGCAATACAAAACACAATGAATACTCCACGTATCCGTCCGTTCAACCGCATATTGCTCGCGATCGCAGCGCTTGGTCTGGGAGCCTTACTCGTGGTTCCGATCTGGCGTATCGATCTTGTTGCACCACAATATCCTGAGGGCCTATTTCTCCAGATCTTCCATGACCGCTTCGATGGCGACGTGCGGAACATCAATGGTTTGAACCACTACATCGGCATGGGCACGATCGAGAACGAGATGTTCCCTGAATTCGAGATCATGGAATACGTGTTCTACCTTTTGATCGGCTGGGGGTTGGTCGCAGTAATAATTGGTCGCGTAAGCGCTCTGTTCACTTGGTTGATGGCGCTCTTTGCCTTTGTGCTTTGGGCCATGTGGGACATGTATAGTTGGGGCTACAATTATGGCCACAACCTGGATCCGCATGCGGCGATCAAAATTGAGGGTATGGCCTATCAACCGCCGCTCTTCGGACATAAGAAATTGTTGAATTTCGACGCTTGGTCCTTACCCGATACGGGTGGCTGGATCCTGTTCGCCATCATATCGATCGCGGGAATTATTTGGTTCTATGAATGGCGATGGCCTTCAAAAAAGGTGATCGCCTCTAGTAAAAAAAACACGACGACGCCTGTAGCCACGACAGTCGCGGCAATAGCTATGTTGATGACCTCATCATGTGCAGGTCCTGGTGGCGCACCGGAAGTCGCGATCGGCAAAGTAGAATGTGCATCCTGCCGGATGACGGTAGTGGATCCGCAGTTCGCATCTGCTATAGTGACAATGAAGGGAAGGACGTATGCCTTCGATTCGCCGGAATGCATGGTACAACATGT
This genomic window from Flavobacteriales bacterium contains:
- a CDS encoding nitrous oxide reductase accessory protein NosL, encoding MNTPRIRPFNRILLAIAALGLGALLVVPIWRIDLVAPQYPEGLFLQIFHDRFDGDVRNINGLNHYIGMGTIENEMFPEFEIMEYVFYLLIGWGLVAVIIGRVSALFTWLMALFAFVLWAMWDMYSWGYNYGHNLDPHAAIKIEGMAYQPPLFGHKKLLNFDAWSLPDTGGWILFAIISIAGIIWFYEWRWPSKKVIASSKKNTTTPVATTVAAIAMLMTSSCAGPGGAPEVAIGKVECASCRMTVVDPQFASAIVTMKGRTYAFDSPECMVQHVAEGAIAEEQVKSWWVCDHAHKSSFIDATKAYYLASPDLHSPMNGNVAGFSSEAERATAEKIYHGTLLTWEEARKELSE